In Hyphomicrobiales bacterium, the sequence CGATGCCGCCGTCGAAGTCGAAGCGATGTTCGAGATCATCTGATGTCCGGGACTGCCAAGAATGCCGGCCGGCCCGAGCTGGGCTGGCTGATCGCGCGGCCGATCGCGCATCGCGGCCTGCACGATCTCGCCGCCGGCGTGATCGAGAACAGCGCGTCCGCGGCGCAGGCAGCCATCGCCGGCGACTTCGGCATCGAATGCGACGTGCAGCTCACCGCCGACGGCGAAGCGGTCGTATTCCATGACTATGTGCTGGACCGGCTGACCGGCGAAAGCGGCGCGGTCGTCGATCGCAAGGCCGACGCGCTCTCCGCCATCACGCTCAAGGGCGGCGGCGACACCATCCCGACCTTGCCGGCCTTTCTCGACCTGATCGGCGGGCGCGTTCCGCTCGTCATCGAGATCAAGAGCCGCTTCGACGGCAATCTCGCCCTGACGCGCCGGACGGTCGAGATCGTTGCCGGCTACAAGAGCCACCCGATCGTGATCAAGTCCTTCGATCCCGCAATCGTGACGGCCCTGCGCGACCTCGCGCCAGAGATTCCGCGCGGCATCGTGGCGATGAACGCCTATGATTACGGCGATTACGACAGCCTCTCGCCGGCCCGGAAGCATGCCCTCGCCAATCTCCTGCACTTCACCGAGAGCCAGCCGCATTTCCTGTCCTGGAAAGTCGCGGATCTGGAGAGTGCTGCGCCCTATCTCTGCCGCAACGCGCTCGGGATGCCGCTGATGAGCTGGACCGTGCGCACACCGGAAGAGCGCCAGCGGGCAGCGGCTTTCGCCGACCAGATGGTCTTCGAGGGCTTTCGCCCTTGAGCGAGGCCCAGCGCGACGGTCTCAGCCTTCGCGTAGCGACCTCGCTCATGGCCGTCCCGGCAGGCGCATGGAATGCCTGCGCCAATCCCCATGCCTTGCTGGACGCTGTCTCAGTGTCCAGCGCCAGCGCCGACGCGGCGCCCGACCGGGACAACCCCTTCGTCAGCCATGAATTCCTGAGCGCGCTGGAAGAGAGCGGCTGCATCGGCGGCCGCAGCGGCTGGTCGCCGGCCTATCTTCTCGTCGAGGATGGCGCGGGCCGGTTGCTCGCCGCCGCGCCGAGCTTTCTCAAGAGCCATAGCCAGGGCGAGTATGTGTTCGATCATGGCTGGGCCGACGCTTACGAACGGGCCG encodes:
- a CDS encoding Glycerophosphoryl diester phosphodiesterase encodes the protein MSGTAKNAGRPELGWLIARPIAHRGLHDLAAGVIENSASAAQAAIAGDFGIECDVQLTADGEAVVFHDYVLDRLTGESGAVVDRKADALSAITLKGGGDTIPTLPAFLDLIGGRVPLVIEIKSRFDGNLALTRRTVEIVAGYKSHPIVIKSFDPAIVTALRDLAPEIPRGIVAMNAYDYGDYDSLSPARKHALANLLHFTESQPHFLSWKVADLESAAPYLCRNALGMPLMSWTVRTPEERQRAAAFADQMVFEGFRP